A genomic stretch from Selenomonadales bacterium includes:
- a CDS encoding acetolactate synthase, large subunit, biosynthetic type — protein sequence NVLGMVRQWQTLFFDKHYSATTLPAFDFAGFVRSCGATAHEVKTREDFSAAFDAARNSHTVNVIIADIDSDEKVKPMTAPNQSVDEFVLI from the coding sequence AACGTCCTCGGCATGGTACGTCAATGGCAGACGCTCTTTTTTGACAAGCACTATTCCGCCACGACCCTTCCCGCCTTCGACTTCGCAGGATTCGTTCGTTCCTGCGGTGCGACTGCCCATGAAGTCAAGACGAGAGAAGACTTCTCTGCCGCGTTTGATGCAGCGCGCAACTCGCATACGGTCAATGTCATCATCGCCGACATCGACTCCGACGAGAAAGTAAAACCAATGACAGCCCCGAACCAAAGCGTAGACGAATTCGTCCTGATATGA